One part of the Vitis riparia cultivar Riparia Gloire de Montpellier isolate 1030 chromosome 6, EGFV_Vit.rip_1.0, whole genome shotgun sequence genome encodes these proteins:
- the LOC117915659 gene encoding 2-methylbutanal oxime monooxygenase-like: MTMKISENMLLLFSQSSANQWLLALGILSFPILYLFLLQRWKKKGIEGAARLPPSPPKLPIIGNLHQLGKLPHRSLSKLSQEFGPVLLLQLGRIPTLLISSADMAKEVLKTHDIDCCSRAPSQGPKRLSYNFLDMCFSPYSDYWRAMRKVFVLELLSAKRAHSLWHAWEVEVSHLISSLSEASPNPVDLHEKIFSLMDGILNMFAFGKNYGGKQFKNEKFQDVLVEAMKMLDSFSAEDFFPSVGWIIDALTGLRARHNKCFRNLDNYFQMVVDEHLDPTRPKPEHEDLVDVLLGLSKDENFAFHLTNDHIKAILLNTFIGGTDTGAVTIVWAMSELMANPRVMKKVQAEVRSCVGSKPKVDRDDLAKLKYLKMVVKETFRMHPAAPLLIPHRTRQHCQINANGCTYDIFPQTTILVNAFAIGRDPNSWKNPDEFYPERFEDSDIDFKGQHFELLPFGAGRRICPAIAMAVSTVEFTLANLLYCFDWEMPMGMKTQDMDMEEMGGITTHRKTPLCLVPIKYGCVE, encoded by the exons ATGACCATGAAGATTTCAGAAAACATGTTGCTCCTTTTCTCTCAATCATCTGCAAATCAATGGCTTCTCGCCCTCGGCATACTATCTTTTCCTATCCTCTACCTGTTTCTTCTTCAAAGATGGAagaagaaaggcattgaaggaGCTGCTAGGCTTCCTCCAAGCCCTCCAAAGCTTCCCATCATAGGCAACTTGCACCAACTGGGCAAATTGCCTCACCGCTCCCTCTCGAAACTTTCCCAGGAATTTGGTCCTGTCCTGTTACTGCAACTTGGGAGGATTCCCACCCTACTGATCTCATCGGCGGACATGGCCAAAGAAGTGTTGAAGACCCACGACATCGACTGCTGCAGCAGGGCCCCCTCCCAAGGCCCCAAGAGACTTTCTTACAATTTCTTGGATATGTGCTTCTCACCGTACTCTGATTACTGGAGGGCGATGCGGAAAGTGTTCGTTCTTGAGCTTCTAAGCGCGAAAAGGGCACACTCATTGTGGCATGCGTGGGAAGTAGAGGTTAGTCATTTGATCAGTTCTCTCTCCGAGGCTTCACCAAATCCAGTTGACCTCcatgagaagatattttctctTATGGATGGCATCCTCAATATGTTTGCTTTTGGTAAGAATTATGGAGGAAAGCAGTTCAAGAATGAGAAGTTTCAAGATGTTCTTGTTGAGGCCATGAAAATGCTGGATAGTTTTTCTGCCGAGGACTTCTTTCCATCTGTTGGGTGGATTATAGATGCTTTGACAGGACTTCGTGCTAGGCACAATAAGTGTTTCCGTAACCTTGATAATTACTTCCAAATGGTTGTTGATGAACATCTTGATCCCACCAGGCCAAAACCAGAACATGAAGACCTTGTTGATGTTTTGTTAGGATTgtcaaaagatgaaaattttgcatttcatCTCACCAATGACCATATCAAGGCCATTCTCCTG AATACATTTATTGGTGGAACAGACACTGGTGCAGTGACAATTGTGTGGGCGATGTCTGAGCTCATGGCAAACCCCAGAGTGATGAAGAAGGTACAAGCTGAGGTCAGGAGCTGTGTTGGAAGTAAGCCAAAAGTGGACAGAGACGATCTTGCTAAGTTGAAATACTTGAAAATGGTGGTCAAGGAAACTTTTAGAATGCATCCAGCAGCACCGCTATTGATTCCACACCGGACAAGGCAGCACTGTCAGATCAATGCCAATGGCTGCACATACGACATCTTCCCACAAACAACAATCCTAGTTAATGCATTTGCAATTGGAAGAGACCCCAATAGCTGGAAGAACCCAGATGAGTTTTACCCAGAGAGGTTTGAGGACAGTGACATCGATTTCAAAGGGCAGCATTTTGAGCTATTGCCTTTTGGGGCTGGCAGAAGGATCTGTCCTGCTATAGCCATGGCAGTGTCCACTGTGGAGTTCACACTGGCCAACCTCTTGTACTGCTTTGACTGGGAGATGCCAATGGGGATGAAGACACAAGATATGGACATGGAAGAGATGGGTGGCATTACCACCCATAGAAAGACACCTCTTTGTCTCGTACCGATCAAATATGGTTGTGTGGAGTAA